The following are encoded in a window of Halosolutus halophilus genomic DNA:
- a CDS encoding helix-turn-helix transcriptional regulator: MTLRTLPSIAFASSIVAEAAGPAQSVAPLQLQWGPHLAALAGIVALAVLGGVLALRNRLEEANSLAKTGDDGASTDEFLTDRERVRQLITENGGRMKQSEIVNAVDWSKAKVSRLLADLEEDGQVTKLRLGRENLVCLSGHEPTASKSPERPQNE, encoded by the coding sequence ATGACCCTCCGAACACTTCCATCCATCGCGTTCGCGTCGTCAATCGTCGCGGAGGCCGCGGGTCCCGCCCAGTCGGTGGCTCCCCTGCAGCTCCAGTGGGGGCCCCACCTCGCAGCGCTGGCCGGGATCGTTGCACTGGCAGTTCTCGGGGGTGTTCTCGCGCTCCGAAACCGACTCGAGGAGGCGAACTCGCTGGCGAAGACGGGCGATGACGGTGCGTCCACCGACGAGTTCCTGACCGATCGAGAGAGAGTCCGTCAGCTTATCACTGAGAACGGAGGCCGGATGAAACAGTCGGAAATCGTCAACGCCGTCGACTGGTCGAAAGCGAAAGTTAGTCGACTCCTCGCGGATCTCGAGGAGGACGGTCAGGTGACGAAACTTCGTCTGGGGCGGGAGAACCTGGTGTGTCTGTCCGGTCACGAACCGACTGCCTCCAAATCGCCGGAACGACCGCAGAACGAGTAG
- a CDS encoding MaoC family dehydratase produces MTSLTETIQAWSRASDHVVASMREANRATLAAFGVSDTYTTGHGNGIAAETTDTAPAGESTTAEPSIPSIAHERWTTDRTVDEQSAITVGDAVTFAKPIDESDVADFASASGDTNRLHLDDSFADETRFGGRIAHGTLVSGLISAALARIPGVTVYLSQDLEFVRPVTVGDELTATVEVLEDLGGDRYRLETIVETADELVVTGEAVVLIDPLPESVATN; encoded by the coding sequence ATGACTTCGCTCACAGAGACCATTCAGGCCTGGTCCCGCGCATCCGATCACGTCGTCGCGAGTATGCGGGAGGCGAATCGTGCGACGCTCGCAGCCTTCGGCGTGTCCGACACGTACACTACCGGTCACGGCAACGGGATCGCTGCTGAGACGACCGACACCGCCCCTGCTGGCGAATCGACGACTGCGGAGCCCTCGATTCCGTCGATCGCCCACGAGCGATGGACGACCGACCGGACAGTCGACGAGCAGTCGGCGATCACCGTCGGCGACGCCGTTACGTTCGCGAAGCCGATCGACGAGTCGGACGTCGCCGACTTCGCGTCCGCGAGCGGCGACACGAACCGCCTCCATCTCGACGATTCGTTCGCCGATGAAACCCGGTTCGGCGGCCGAATCGCCCACGGGACGCTCGTTTCGGGACTGATCAGCGCAGCACTCGCCCGAATTCCGGGTGTCACCGTCTATCTCTCGCAGGATCTCGAGTTCGTCCGGCCGGTCACTGTCGGGGACGAACTGACGGCGACCGTGGAAGTCCTCGAGGACCTCGGCGGCGACCGGTACCGCCTCGAGACGATCGTCGAAACGGCGGACGAACTCGTCGTCACCGGCGAAGCAGTCGTCCTCATCGACCCGCTTCCGGAATCGGTCGCGACGAACTGA